The following are encoded together in the Methylomonas methanica MC09 genome:
- a CDS encoding DNA internalization-related competence protein ComEC/Rec2: MQGIGLFYAGKGVTVTVLIFIAGVAWVQQWTRLPTAMEGVLLLGLALLLAYRRYWHLCLLVTGAIWASAYGAWCLTDRLADELQGKDLAVQGYIVSIPKQTENRTGFDFKLTNTVPGVPSKLRLNWYYPSQPIKAGQAWEMTVRLKKPHGRSNPGSFDYEAWLFANRIGATGYVRSKPEPRPIDATFSVNRYLALSRQAVSDRLDNVLPDSGQLGVIKALTIGSQNLISRRQWEVFRLTGIVHLMVISGAHIGLVAAGIFLMVRWLWVRTGVLAVSPQNIAAVCAWLAALCYAALAGFSVPAQRAVLMLAVGLWALVLQRNIAVTRGLLIALLVVVVFDPLALLSHGFWLSFSAVALLFYVSAGRLGRAGYWRRVGKLHLSMAIGLSPLLLLFFQQISVAAPLANSVAVPLIGLLVMPLCLLAGGMLFCWPALAYYLLWLVERLLQCLGWFLQQLADWPLASLSLAAPPWYAVILATIGVMLLLAPKGMPCRYLGTFLLLPLFFVKIEKPGYGEFWFTLLDVGQGLAAVVQTERHALVFDTGARYSQQSDMGETVVLPFLRHRNVTTLDGLVISHGDNDHSGGAASVLAAMPVSALYSSVPEWAGRPGGLYCQAGQGWHWDGVDFKMLSPGTEPFGGENDNSCVLQISNATHRLLLTGDIQQSAEQWLVAQYGPALASSVLVAPHHGSKTSSSAGFLRQVQPEWVLIPAGYKNRFGFPHATVMRRYEALHITSFSSAEAGAISLKTNGADMKVELARKRFKRYWMD, encoded by the coding sequence TTGCAAGGTATTGGCTTATTTTATGCCGGTAAAGGCGTAACCGTGACTGTGCTGATTTTTATAGCCGGTGTTGCCTGGGTTCAGCAATGGACCCGGTTACCCACTGCGATGGAAGGGGTGTTGCTGCTGGGCTTGGCCTTGTTATTGGCTTACCGGCGTTACTGGCATCTTTGCTTGCTGGTGACGGGGGCGATTTGGGCCAGCGCTTATGGCGCTTGGTGTTTGACCGATCGCTTGGCCGATGAATTGCAAGGTAAGGACCTGGCGGTTCAAGGTTATATTGTCAGTATACCCAAGCAAACCGAGAACCGGACCGGCTTCGATTTTAAGCTGACGAATACCGTACCCGGGGTGCCAAGCAAATTACGCTTGAATTGGTATTACCCGTCGCAGCCGATTAAAGCCGGGCAAGCCTGGGAGATGACGGTTAGATTGAAAAAACCGCATGGCCGCAGTAATCCGGGGAGCTTCGATTACGAAGCCTGGTTGTTCGCGAATCGTATCGGTGCAACCGGCTATGTACGCTCCAAACCCGAGCCCCGACCGATCGATGCGACATTTTCCGTTAATCGGTATCTGGCGCTATCTCGGCAGGCTGTCTCCGATCGGCTGGACAATGTCTTGCCGGATAGCGGGCAATTGGGTGTTATCAAAGCACTGACCATCGGCAGCCAGAACTTGATTAGCCGGCGGCAGTGGGAGGTGTTCCGGTTAACCGGAATTGTGCATCTGATGGTGATTTCCGGTGCGCACATCGGTTTGGTGGCGGCCGGCATATTTTTAATGGTACGCTGGCTGTGGGTGCGAACAGGTGTTTTGGCGGTGTCCCCGCAGAATATCGCGGCGGTTTGTGCCTGGCTGGCGGCACTGTGTTACGCGGCATTGGCCGGTTTCTCGGTTCCGGCGCAACGGGCGGTTTTGATGCTTGCGGTCGGGCTTTGGGCGCTGGTCCTGCAGCGCAACATCGCCGTCACGCGAGGTCTGTTGATAGCGTTATTGGTTGTGGTAGTGTTCGACCCGCTGGCGCTGTTATCGCATGGTTTTTGGCTGTCATTTAGCGCGGTTGCCTTGCTGTTTTATGTGTCGGCGGGGCGACTTGGACGAGCGGGATACTGGCGGCGAGTCGGCAAATTACATCTGTCGATGGCGATTGGTCTATCGCCGCTTTTATTGCTGTTTTTCCAGCAAATATCCGTGGCGGCACCCTTGGCTAATAGCGTGGCCGTACCGCTAATCGGCTTGCTGGTTATGCCGCTGTGCCTGTTGGCCGGCGGTATGCTTTTCTGCTGGCCGGCGTTGGCTTATTACCTGTTATGGCTGGTTGAGCGCTTATTGCAATGCTTAGGGTGGTTTTTACAGCAATTGGCGGATTGGCCGCTTGCCAGCCTGTCTTTAGCCGCTCCGCCTTGGTACGCTGTGATCTTGGCTACAATAGGTGTGATGCTGTTGCTGGCACCGAAAGGCATGCCATGCCGTTACTTAGGCACGTTTTTGCTGCTGCCGCTGTTCTTTGTGAAGATCGAAAAACCGGGGTACGGTGAGTTTTGGTTTACGTTGTTGGATGTGGGGCAGGGCTTGGCCGCCGTGGTGCAAACGGAGCGGCATGCCTTGGTCTTCGACACCGGGGCTCGATACAGTCAACAATCCGATATGGGCGAAACCGTGGTTTTGCCGTTTTTACGTCACCGGAATGTCACAACGCTGGATGGCTTGGTAATCAGTCACGGCGATAATGACCACAGCGGCGGTGCTGCTTCGGTGCTGGCTGCAATGCCGGTGTCTGCTTTGTATAGCAGCGTACCGGAATGGGCGGGGAGGCCGGGCGGATTATATTGTCAAGCCGGGCAGGGCTGGCATTGGGATGGAGTGGATTTCAAAATGTTGTCACCCGGAACGGAGCCGTTTGGCGGCGAAAACGATAATTCCTGCGTGTTGCAAATCAGCAATGCAACGCATCGCTTACTGTTGACGGGCGATATACAGCAATCCGCCGAGCAGTGGCTGGTAGCACAATACGGCCCCGCCTTGGCCAGTTCGGTGCTGGTTGCGCCGCATCATGGCAGCAAAACCTCGTCGAGCGCCGGTTTTTTGCGGCAGGTACAGCCGGAATGGGTGTTAATACCGGCAGGGTATAAAAATCGTTTCGGCTTTCCGCATGCGACCGTAATGCGGCGCTATGAAGCCCTGCATATTACGAGCTTTAGTAGTGCGGAAGCGGGAGCAATCAGCCTAAAAACCAATGGCGCCGATATGAAAGTTGAGTTGGCGCGTAAACGTTTTAAGCGTTATTGGATGGACTAA
- a CDS encoding roadblock/LC7 domain-containing protein yields MHWFQAQLTELSRLADEYAISQQQSTSNIINASEKIRLKRAEFIDAVQALVDKVGKIKGISACAAYHDGLILAQSAQLAAIDAFGATVQDSARAAQQGAALLGLGELEQIVVVGAQNKVAMLSIGPLMLCIASPKEINLASVLNRQA; encoded by the coding sequence ATGCATTGGTTTCAAGCACAATTAACGGAGCTGAGTCGTCTGGCGGACGAATACGCGATATCGCAACAGCAATCCACGTCCAACATCATCAACGCCAGCGAAAAGATACGTTTAAAACGCGCTGAATTTATCGATGCCGTGCAGGCTTTGGTGGACAAGGTCGGCAAGATCAAAGGTATTTCCGCCTGCGCGGCTTACCACGACGGTTTGATTCTGGCCCAATCGGCACAACTCGCCGCCATCGACGCGTTCGGCGCCACGGTTCAGGACAGTGCGCGCGCCGCGCAACAAGGTGCCGCTTTGCTTGGCTTGGGCGAGTTGGAACAAATTGTTGTGGTCGGCGCCCAAAACAAGGTCGCGATGCTGAGCATCGGTCCGCTCATGTTGTGTATCGCCAGTCCTAAAGAGATCAATTTGGCGTCGGTACTGAATCGGCAAGCTTAG
- a CDS encoding PepSY-associated TM helix domain-containing protein: MPPRFRFCLTRTLWLKCHLYLALLFGLFFALMGLTGSLSVYRAEIDALLNPELLIEQPQSQPVSLDIVIAQLRKHHPNRHGAWTLEMPNTPNGTITAWFEKPAESVDSYYAPLMVAVNPYTGKVIGSRFWGHTFTTWLLDLHTHLQLGASGRNIVTALAVLLMISVCSGLYLWWPGLARLSQAFKLRHDAGLMRLLLDTHRLLGLLSAGFLLLLAFTGFHLAYPDLLENLTASSGMGHGDAGPNVSSTSKPNDKPITLSEAVLVARGLFPSSEVRRVTTPAGELGTYRINLRQHRELNQHHPFTNVWVDRWSGQIRGVNNPILFSAGQTFTTWQWPIHTGEAFGDWGRLIWFFTGLMPLALWLSGLLHWLHRQGVVQDRSVDISGLGRTATKKLAAYSYRTHGWLMQKLEPLVILAIRKAAETLDRYKK, encoded by the coding sequence ATGCCGCCACGTTTTCGTTTTTGCCTGACTCGGACCCTTTGGCTTAAATGCCATTTATATTTAGCTTTGCTGTTCGGTTTATTTTTCGCTCTGATGGGCTTAACAGGCAGCCTCAGTGTATACCGCGCGGAAATCGACGCCCTGCTCAACCCCGAACTGCTTATCGAGCAACCGCAAAGCCAACCGGTATCTCTGGACATCGTGATAGCCCAACTTCGCAAGCACCATCCTAATCGGCACGGCGCCTGGACGCTGGAAATGCCGAACACGCCCAACGGCACAATCACGGCCTGGTTCGAAAAGCCGGCCGAAAGTGTGGACAGCTATTACGCGCCGCTGATGGTGGCCGTCAATCCTTACACCGGCAAGGTGATCGGCAGTCGTTTTTGGGGGCACACCTTCACCACTTGGCTGCTTGATCTGCACACGCATCTGCAGCTGGGCGCATCCGGACGGAATATCGTTACGGCGCTGGCCGTGCTGTTAATGATTTCCGTGTGCAGCGGTTTATACCTCTGGTGGCCGGGTCTGGCACGACTTTCCCAAGCGTTTAAACTGCGGCACGATGCCGGCCTGATGCGGCTGTTACTCGACACGCATCGTCTGCTGGGTTTGCTGAGCGCCGGTTTTTTACTGCTGCTAGCCTTCACCGGCTTTCATTTGGCCTACCCGGACTTATTGGAAAACCTGACGGCCTCGTCCGGCATGGGGCACGGCGATGCCGGGCCCAATGTCAGCAGCACCTCGAAACCGAACGATAAACCCATTACGCTTAGCGAAGCGGTTTTGGTGGCGCGCGGCCTGTTCCCCAGCTCAGAAGTGCGCCGCGTCACCACGCCGGCCGGCGAATTGGGCACCTATCGCATCAACTTGCGCCAGCATCGCGAGCTCAATCAGCACCACCCTTTTACCAATGTCTGGGTGGATCGCTGGAGCGGCCAGATTCGCGGCGTCAACAACCCGATATTATTCAGTGCCGGCCAAACCTTTACCACCTGGCAATGGCCGATACACACCGGCGAAGCGTTTGGAGACTGGGGACGCCTGATCTGGTTTTTCACCGGCCTGATGCCGCTGGCGCTTTGGCTGAGCGGCTTATTGCATTGGCTGCACCGCCAGGGCGTGGTTCAAGACAGGTCCGTCGACATTTCCGGTCTCGGCCGTACAGCAACCAAAAAGCTGGCCGCCTATTCGTATCGCACGCATGGCTGGCTGATGCAAAAGCTCGAGCCGTTGGTTATTCTTGCTATCCGCAAAGCCGCTGAAACTCTTGATCGTTATAAAAAATGA
- a CDS encoding roadblock/LC7 domain-containing protein, producing the protein MSSNIHPLDTRKSQSGEIDAILRNLMGIQGVTAAAIVDSDGLVTHIQRESDVNTDAIGASVQVVFGAAARAAQHVGHHSTNMVICENAEGFILSTPVEAGFMLALVTQRDALLGRVRFELKETIPVLKKLFSHYLNH; encoded by the coding sequence ATGAGCAGCAACATACACCCACTTGATACCCGGAAATCGCAATCCGGCGAAATTGATGCCATTTTACGTAACCTGATGGGCATTCAAGGCGTAACGGCCGCGGCCATTGTCGATAGCGACGGTTTGGTCACGCATATTCAGCGTGAATCGGACGTCAATACCGATGCAATCGGCGCTTCCGTGCAGGTGGTGTTCGGCGCGGCCGCCAGAGCCGCGCAGCACGTCGGCCACCATTCCACCAACATGGTGATTTGCGAGAACGCCGAGGGCTTTATTTTATCAACGCCTGTTGAAGCAGGTTTTATGCTGGCCCTGGTAACGCAACGGGACGCCTTATTGGGCCGGGTGCGCTTTGAATTAAAAGAAACCATTCCGGTTTTAAAAAAATTATTTAGCCATTATCTGAATCATTAA
- a CDS encoding fructosamine kinase family protein, producing MTVSASLIQHLQQATGRDLQNHRLTRVGGGDINTAFRLQATGIDWFIKLNRASLLNMFAAEAAGLQELASLQQVKVPQVVLFGEHDNHAYLLLEYEALGSLRGDSASRFGSQLARLHRQPQAFFGWPIDNTIGSTPQHNERRDDWVDFWQQQRLGKQLQFAAENGFTGPLQTRGLTLLEKLPAFFTRHRPHPSLLHGDLWGGNAASDSEGNPIMFDPACYYGDRETDIAMTELFGGFGSNFYSAYNNEYPLDPDYKTRKTLYNLYHILNHLNLFGGGYLSQANSMIDRLLSEIK from the coding sequence ATGACAGTCAGCGCCAGTCTCATACAACACTTACAGCAAGCGACTGGCCGCGACCTGCAAAACCACCGCCTGACACGGGTCGGTGGTGGCGATATCAATACCGCCTTCCGATTGCAAGCTACCGGCATCGATTGGTTTATAAAGCTTAATCGTGCCAGCCTGTTAAACATGTTTGCGGCGGAAGCCGCCGGTTTGCAAGAACTCGCTTCGCTACAGCAAGTCAAAGTTCCGCAAGTGGTACTATTCGGCGAGCACGACAATCACGCTTATTTGTTGCTGGAATACGAAGCGCTGGGCTCGCTACGGGGAGACAGTGCCAGCCGGTTCGGCAGCCAATTGGCGCGTCTGCACCGACAACCGCAGGCGTTTTTCGGTTGGCCTATCGATAACACCATAGGCTCGACGCCGCAGCATAACGAACGCCGTGACGACTGGGTGGATTTCTGGCAACAGCAAAGACTGGGCAAGCAATTGCAATTTGCTGCGGAAAACGGCTTTACGGGTCCTTTACAAACCCGTGGGTTAACACTATTGGAAAAGCTGCCGGCCTTTTTTACCCGCCATCGGCCGCATCCGTCTTTGCTACATGGCGATCTTTGGGGCGGCAACGCAGCCAGCGACAGCGAAGGCAATCCCATTATGTTCGATCCGGCTTGCTATTACGGCGACCGCGAAACCGATATCGCCATGACGGAATTATTCGGCGGCTTTGGCTCAAACTTCTACAGTGCTTATAACAATGAGTACCCGCTGGACCCTGACTACAAAACCCGCAAGACCCTTTATAATCTCTACCATATCCTCAATCACCTGAATTTGTTCGGAGGCGGCTATCTCAGCCAAGCCAACAGCATGATCGATCGGCTGTTGTCGGAAATTAAATAA
- a CDS encoding V4R domain-containing protein, which translates to MPSTHKSDYQIAQQQILDGIISGQFDIENRQDLGPMIPIRLFQALRMVALGSNLEDILGQGAPSLVYHSGQSLGLAMGQLAAANIDKDLETYVGKIKLLCRQLSIGLVVPDKVDLNAGRLELRVDECVSCAGIHNVSAPICHFEAGMVGGIVKTFFNRNVKATETKCNALGDKTCLIRVDLL; encoded by the coding sequence ATGCCAAGCACACATAAATCCGATTATCAAATTGCCCAACAACAGATTCTCGACGGCATCATTTCCGGCCAGTTCGACATCGAAAACCGCCAGGATCTAGGGCCCATGATCCCTATCCGGCTTTTTCAAGCCTTACGCATGGTGGCTTTGGGTTCCAATCTGGAGGATATCTTAGGCCAAGGTGCGCCTTCGCTGGTGTACCACTCCGGCCAAAGCCTGGGCTTGGCCATGGGCCAGCTGGCCGCAGCCAATATCGATAAAGACCTGGAAACCTATGTCGGCAAAATAAAGCTGCTGTGTCGCCAACTCAGTATCGGCTTGGTGGTTCCCGACAAGGTGGACCTGAATGCCGGCAGGCTGGAATTGCGCGTCGACGAGTGCGTCTCCTGTGCCGGCATACATAACGTCTCGGCACCGATATGCCATTTCGAAGCCGGCATGGTGGGCGGTATCGTCAAAACCTTTTTCAATCGAAATGTCAAAGCGACGGAAACCAAATGCAATGCGCTGGGCGATAAAACATGTTTGATACGGGTCGACTTGCTCTAA
- a CDS encoding OmpA family protein — translation MKRKQRSVDYDGLDGILQLPETLKNAPKWYRTPWLYALVVIGLAGTFLLYKQNQNVSPQIVSVQTDTTVTSQASNYSPEQETDNWVPKNPEPETDSPQTESPPEHQNPTVSTEDSSEHLAADNEQSLATSKTEASAATSSDSLFTVHFKFNSSKLNLLSKSEQDDLIKAAKSCSIIKLTGHTCNMGPAAINKRIGLARADSVKKLLLASGIPTEKITLASEGMDSPAVPNDTPIMAAQNRRVELTCLDR, via the coding sequence ATGAAGAGGAAGCAGCGCTCTGTTGATTACGATGGGCTGGACGGGATTCTGCAACTTCCCGAAACCTTAAAAAATGCGCCTAAATGGTACCGAACACCCTGGCTATATGCGCTGGTCGTCATCGGCTTGGCGGGTACGTTTTTACTGTACAAGCAGAACCAAAACGTGTCGCCGCAAATAGTATCCGTACAAACCGATACGACCGTTACGTCCCAGGCATCCAACTACAGCCCGGAACAGGAAACCGACAACTGGGTACCGAAAAATCCGGAACCGGAAACCGACAGTCCTCAAACGGAATCGCCCCCTGAGCATCAGAACCCAACAGTCTCAACTGAAGATAGCTCCGAACATCTAGCCGCCGATAATGAACAAAGCCTCGCAACTTCCAAAACAGAGGCGTCGGCCGCGACATCATCCGACAGTTTGTTTACCGTACATTTCAAATTTAACTCAAGCAAACTTAATCTGCTAAGCAAATCCGAGCAAGACGACTTAATCAAGGCGGCAAAAAGCTGCTCCATCATAAAACTCACCGGGCACACCTGTAATATGGGGCCTGCGGCGATAAACAAACGTATCGGCCTGGCAAGAGCGGATAGCGTAAAAAAACTGTTATTGGCCAGCGGTATTCCAACCGAAAAGATCACCCTGGCATCCGAGGGAATGGACAGTCCCGCCGTGCCAAACGATACGCCAATCATGGCCGCCCAAAACCGCCGCGTCGAATTAACTTGCCTTGATCGTTAA